The following proteins come from a genomic window of Anaerobutyricum hallii:
- a CDS encoding cob(I)yrinic acid a,c-diamide adenosyltransferase, which produces MDGSIQVYYGNGRGKTTAALGLGIRAAGVGKQVIMVQFLKKKHSDTLDFLKKLEPELQIFRFEKAACGYSDLSPKEKQEQMLNIKNALGYSRKVLDTGQCDLLILDEIFGLVDYNIITIEELMDLIAVKKDSMDLILTGRNLPEEVREIADCVYSIQREKEKTPEILAQGIS; this is translated from the coding sequence ATGGACGGAAGTATACAGGTTTATTATGGCAATGGAAGAGGAAAAACTACAGCAGCTTTAGGGCTTGGCATTCGTGCGGCCGGTGTAGGGAAGCAAGTTATTATGGTGCAGTTTCTCAAGAAAAAACATTCCGATACGCTGGATTTCTTAAAAAAGTTAGAGCCAGAATTGCAGATTTTTCGCTTTGAAAAGGCGGCATGCGGGTATTCTGATTTGAGCCCGAAGGAAAAGCAGGAGCAGATGCTCAACATTAAGAATGCTCTTGGATATAGCAGAAAGGTTCTTGATACAGGACAGTGTGATCTGCTGATTCTTGATGAGATTTTTGGATTAGTTGATTATAATATCATTACCATCGAAGAATTGATGGATTTGATTGCAGTTAAAAAAGATTCCATGGATCTGATACTTACGGGAAGAAATCTCCCTGAAGAAGTAAGGGAGATTGCAGACTGTGTCTATTCAATCCAAAGAGAAAAGGAAAAAACCCCAGAGATATTAGCACAGGGGATTTCCTGA
- a CDS encoding DUF6514 family protein — translation MRIIMKSERQVEGGFKKYLLKYELIANGFLKDEGEGTYYGVTVEQFVWSEEKRVWERYDSAEVTGFSESLKESMLFFEKIVKGDVMPVCLDNIVDDWKSAFCLDNKESA, via the coding sequence ATGAGAATAATCATGAAAAGCGAGAGGCAAGTTGAAGGAGGTTTTAAGAAGTATTTGTTAAAATATGAGCTTATAGCGAATGGGTTTCTGAAAGATGAGGGAGAGGGAACATATTATGGAGTGACAGTAGAACAGTTTGTCTGGTCGGAAGAAAAGAGAGTATGGGAGAGATACGATTCGGCAGAAGTAACAGGATTTTCAGAATCTTTAAAGGAATCCATGTTGTTTTTTGAAAAGATTGTTAAGGGGGATGTTATGCCGGTATGTCTGGATAATATTGTCGATGATTGGAAATCTGCCTTTTGTCTTGATAACAAAGAATCTGCATAG
- a CDS encoding YigZ family protein yields MIKHKAVYRGGSGEIIEKKSRFIANVKSVETVEEAQAYIEEMRKKYWDARHNCSAFSVGTERVITRCSDDGEPGGTAGKPILEVISGSGIHNIVVVVTRYFGGTLLGTGGLVRAYTDATRAGIENSDIVEKIPGRRVDLAMEYTDLGKLQYLLAQNEVLTEYTEYTDKVIIHALFSEEDKERLKKKITEATSGRVTVREGDEVYFGTVGGEVIIF; encoded by the coding sequence ATGATCAAACATAAGGCGGTTTACCGCGGTGGAAGCGGAGAGATTATAGAGAAAAAGTCAAGATTTATTGCGAATGTTAAGAGCGTAGAGACTGTGGAGGAGGCACAGGCTTATATAGAGGAGATGAGAAAGAAGTACTGGGATGCCAGACATAATTGTTCTGCATTTTCAGTGGGAACAGAGCGTGTGATAACGAGATGCAGTGATGACGGAGAACCAGGTGGAACGGCAGGAAAGCCGATTCTTGAGGTGATATCCGGCAGTGGAATACATAATATTGTTGTTGTTGTAACAAGATATTTTGGTGGAACTTTGCTGGGAACAGGGGGGCTTGTAAGAGCATATACCGATGCGACAAGAGCAGGGATAGAGAATTCAGACATCGTAGAGAAGATTCCAGGAAGAAGAGTAGATCTTGCTATGGAGTATACAGACCTTGGGAAGCTTCAATATTTGCTGGCGCAAAATGAAGTGCTTACGGAGTATACAGAGTATACAGACAAGGTTATTATTCATGCTCTTTTTTCAGAAGAGGATAAAGAAAGATTAAAGAAAAAGATAACGGAAGCAACTAGTGGTCGTGTGACAGTGAGGGAAGGGGATGAAGTCTATTTTGGTACGGTTGGGGGAGAAGTAATTATATTTTAA
- a CDS encoding DUF975 family protein translates to MRVSSDFRELARRALSGKWGSAVLTTLVASILGADIAMAGGPSVSRVTNYVSNTMGNGGSDHSYSTQLSSLSVTTLTYIFGAVMAITGLIIMIGLVQYVIGSFVSLGLIQYNLDLIDGRDAELSQIFSKASMFGKAFWLRLRMSIFTFLWGLLFIIPGIIKAYSYSMSGFILTENPEMTAEEAMEVSMKMMKGNKWRLFCLEFSFIGWNILGVLSLGIGMLWVTPYQNAAVTAFYDEISREPLN, encoded by the coding sequence ATGAGAGTATCGAGTGATTTCAGAGAGCTGGCAAGAAGAGCCCTTTCGGGTAAATGGGGTTCGGCAGTACTTACGACCTTAGTAGCATCTATATTAGGTGCAGATATTGCAATGGCTGGCGGTCCAAGTGTATCAAGAGTTACAAACTATGTAAGTAACACAATGGGGAATGGAGGTAGTGATCATTCATATAGCACACAGTTATCTTCCCTTTCGGTAACTACACTGACATATATTTTTGGTGCTGTTATGGCCATTACAGGTTTAATAATTATGATAGGATTAGTGCAGTATGTCATAGGAAGTTTTGTTTCGCTTGGATTAATTCAGTATAATCTGGATTTGATTGATGGCAGAGATGCAGAGCTTAGTCAGATCTTTTCAAAGGCTTCCATGTTTGGAAAAGCATTCTGGCTTAGACTTCGAATGAGTATTTTCACATTTTTATGGGGCTTGCTGTTTATTATTCCGGGAATTATCAAAGCTTACTCTTATAGTATGTCAGGATTTATCTTGACAGAGAATCCGGAAATGACTGCAGAAGAAGCCATGGAAGTTTCTATGAAGATGATGAAAGGAAATAAATGGCGTTTGTTCTGTTTGGAGTTTAGCTTTATTGGATGGAATATTCTTGGAGTTTTAAGCCTGGGAATTGGAATGTTATGGGTAACACCATATCAGAATGCAGCAGTTACAGCATTCTACGATGAAATATCAAGAGAACCATTAAATTAA
- a CDS encoding BMP family ABC transporter substrate-binding protein translates to MMTEEYKEEYKKARKAAMKQYRTCASKGWSLYPPVLDEVSAYVKTAGEEVLGEMEIPLSLVTGTRTVGRQNAFSKGFLPILPESSEFARKWITLYEAQMEEGIRDPILVYEFMHQFYVQEGNKRVSVMKYLDASRIMAKVIRVIPEKTDDPSVKLYYEFMEFYRSTKIYDIDCKQPGNYAKLLELMGKERNEACSDEERKKLGSLFYHFSSIYHANAAARNEGEVLSAGDAFLIYLGIFSYEEAVSKPASKLREEILKMWKEFVSVKEAAPVKRLLEPEDKKPAFWNKLLNSTQKLSIAFVYDKKPDTSSWLYAHELGRLHLEEVFPEKVETRSYIGDVERAVSDGNQVIFTTTPLLMPDSLKAALKYPEVQIFNCSLNYAWKSIPTYYARMYEVKFLTGLIAGSMAKGENIGYEADYPIYGSIANINAFAIGVAMVNPNIKIYLNWTSGKEDKTTAYTEQLAVVSAKDMISADGYNRRFGLYSNKNGEILNIATSVLDWGIFYEKIIQQMLDGTWKRVSDKETVSRNYWWGLSAGVESLICSSQMPYGTKRLVNTFQNLIIEGSFHPFEGVFYDKNGKEYGKKDTILSNEEIITMDWLFSNIVGEIPEKYELKEQAKPIVELQGVKGEKE, encoded by the coding sequence ATGATGACAGAAGAGTATAAAGAGGAATATAAAAAAGCAAGAAAAGCAGCAATGAAACAGTATCGTACCTGTGCATCAAAAGGCTGGTCTTTATATCCACCGGTGTTAGATGAAGTATCTGCGTATGTAAAAACAGCAGGTGAGGAAGTACTTGGAGAAATGGAAATACCCCTTTCGCTTGTGACCGGAACGAGAACTGTCGGCAGGCAGAATGCATTCAGTAAAGGTTTTCTTCCGATTCTTCCGGAGAGCAGTGAATTTGCAAGAAAGTGGATTACACTGTATGAGGCGCAGATGGAAGAAGGGATTCGTGACCCGATTTTAGTTTATGAATTCATGCATCAGTTTTATGTGCAGGAAGGAAATAAAAGAGTTAGTGTTATGAAGTACCTTGATGCCTCGCGTATTATGGCAAAAGTCATTCGTGTCATACCAGAAAAAACAGATGACCCGTCTGTAAAGCTTTATTATGAATTTATGGAATTTTATCGTAGTACAAAAATATATGATATTGACTGTAAACAGCCGGGAAATTATGCAAAACTACTGGAACTTATGGGAAAAGAACGGAACGAAGCCTGCAGTGATGAGGAACGGAAGAAGTTAGGAAGCCTTTTTTATCATTTTTCTTCCATATATCATGCGAATGCAGCTGCAAGAAATGAAGGAGAGGTATTGTCAGCAGGAGATGCCTTTTTGATTTATCTGGGTATTTTTTCTTATGAAGAAGCAGTCAGTAAGCCAGCTTCAAAGCTTCGAGAAGAAATTCTTAAAATGTGGAAGGAGTTTGTTTCAGTAAAAGAGGCAGCGCCGGTAAAGCGATTATTAGAGCCAGAAGATAAGAAGCCGGCATTTTGGAATAAGCTGTTAAACTCCACACAGAAACTATCCATCGCCTTTGTTTATGATAAGAAGCCAGATACATCAAGCTGGTTATATGCACATGAACTTGGCAGGCTGCATCTTGAAGAAGTCTTTCCAGAAAAAGTAGAAACAAGATCTTATATCGGAGATGTGGAACGGGCGGTGTCCGATGGAAATCAGGTTATATTCACGACAACGCCGCTCTTAATGCCAGACAGTTTAAAAGCAGCCTTAAAATATCCAGAAGTACAGATTTTTAACTGTTCGCTAAATTATGCTTGGAAATCGATACCCACTTATTATGCGAGAATGTATGAGGTAAAGTTCTTAACCGGACTGATTGCCGGTTCGATGGCAAAAGGAGAAAATATCGGTTACGAGGCAGACTACCCGATTTATGGAAGTATCGCCAATATCAATGCGTTTGCCATCGGCGTTGCGATGGTTAATCCAAACATTAAGATTTATCTGAACTGGACTTCAGGAAAAGAGGATAAAACAACAGCATATACAGAGCAGCTTGCAGTTGTTTCCGCAAAAGATATGATTTCTGCTGACGGATACAATCGGCGTTTTGGTCTTTATTCTAATAAGAACGGTGAGATTTTAAATATAGCAACTAGTGTTCTTGATTGGGGTATTTTCTACGAGAAAATCATACAACAGATGCTAGACGGTACATGGAAGAGGGTATCAGATAAAGAGACCGTTTCAAGGAATTACTGGTGGGGGCTTTCTGCTGGAGTGGAAAGTCTCATTTGTTCCTCGCAGATGCCTTATGGAACAAAGCGCCTTGTAAATACTTTTCAGAATCTTATCATAGAAGGAAGTTTTCATCCGTTTGAGGGCGTATTCTATGATAAAAATGGCAAAGAATACGGCAAAAAGGACACAATATTAAGTAATGAAGAAATTATCACAATGGATTGGCTGTTCTCCAATATTGTAGGAGAGATTCCTGAAAAGTATGAATTAAAAGAACAGGCAAAACCAATCGTAGAGCTTCAGGGAGTGAAGGGAGAAAAAGAATGA
- the typA gene encoding translational GTPase TypA, with translation MKISREDVRNVAIIAHVDHGKTTLVDELLKQSGTFRANQEVGERVMDSNDIEKERGITILSKNTAIHYEGVKINIIDTPGHADFGGEVERVLKMVDGVILVVDAFEGPMPQTKFVTKKALELNLPFIVCINKIDRPEARPEDVMDEVLELLLELDADDEQLDSPFVYASAKSGIAMLELSENGTDMKPLFETIIKHIPAPTGDPDADTQILISTIDYNEYVGRIGIGKVENGSIRVNQDALLVNHHDPSVNKKVKISKLYEFDGLNKVEVNDATVGSIVAISGIADIHIGDTICSPDHPEAIPFQKISEPTIAMQFLVNDSPLAGQEGKFVTSRHIRDRLLRELNTDVSLRVEEMDNTDSFKVSGRGELHLSVLIENMRREGYEFAVSKAEVLYHTDENGKKLEPMETAVIDVPEEFSGVVIEKLSQRKGELRNMSMSGSGSTRLEFSIPARGLIGYRGDFMTDTKGTGIINTLFEGYGPYKGDIQYRKQGSLIAYESGETVTYGLFSAQERGTLFVGAGEKVYSGMVIGQNGKTDDIEVNVCKTKKLTNTRASGSDDALKLSPPRILSLEQALDFIDTDELLEITPKNIRIRKKILDPTARYRAKRNGKA, from the coding sequence ATGAAAATCTCAAGAGAAGATGTCCGTAACGTGGCTATTATCGCCCACGTTGACCATGGAAAAACCACTCTCGTCGATGAACTATTAAAACAAAGTGGTACTTTTCGTGCCAATCAGGAAGTTGGCGAACGTGTTATGGATTCTAACGATATTGAAAAAGAACGTGGAATCACTATTTTATCTAAAAATACAGCCATTCACTATGAAGGAGTAAAAATCAATATCATTGATACTCCCGGACACGCTGACTTCGGCGGAGAAGTAGAACGTGTACTGAAAATGGTTGATGGTGTAATTCTTGTTGTAGATGCATTCGAAGGTCCTATGCCACAGACTAAGTTTGTAACAAAAAAGGCTCTTGAATTAAATCTTCCATTTATCGTGTGTATTAATAAGATTGACCGTCCGGAGGCGCGTCCGGAAGATGTCATGGATGAAGTACTAGAACTTCTTTTAGAACTAGACGCCGATGATGAGCAGTTAGACAGTCCTTTTGTTTATGCTTCTGCAAAATCTGGTATTGCGATGCTTGAATTAAGTGAAAATGGTACAGATATGAAACCATTATTCGAAACTATCATCAAGCACATTCCTGCACCTACAGGTGACCCTGATGCAGATACACAGATTCTTATCAGCACAATCGACTATAATGAATATGTTGGACGAATTGGTATTGGTAAAGTTGAGAATGGTTCTATCCGCGTAAATCAGGATGCACTTCTTGTGAACCACCATGATCCATCCGTAAATAAAAAGGTAAAAATCAGCAAATTATATGAATTCGATGGTCTTAATAAAGTAGAAGTAAATGATGCTACGGTCGGTTCCATCGTTGCTATCTCTGGTATTGCAGACATCCATATCGGTGATACCATATGTTCTCCAGACCATCCGGAAGCAATACCATTCCAGAAAATCTCTGAACCTACGATTGCTATGCAATTCCTTGTTAATGACAGTCCTCTTGCAGGACAGGAAGGTAAATTTGTAACTTCCCGTCATATTCGTGATAGACTGTTACGCGAACTGAATACAGATGTCAGCCTTCGTGTAGAAGAAATGGACAACACAGATTCTTTCAAAGTATCTGGTCGTGGTGAGCTTCACCTTTCTGTTCTTATTGAGAACATGCGTCGTGAAGGTTATGAGTTTGCAGTAAGTAAAGCAGAAGTTCTTTATCATACTGATGAAAACGGTAAAAAATTAGAACCTATGGAAACTGCTGTTATCGATGTTCCAGAAGAATTTTCCGGTGTAGTTATCGAAAAGTTAAGCCAACGTAAAGGTGAACTTCGTAATATGTCCATGTCCGGAAGCGGTTCAACTCGTCTGGAGTTCTCCATTCCTGCCAGAGGCTTGATTGGATACCGCGGTGACTTTATGACTGACACGAAAGGAACCGGTATCATCAATACTTTATTTGAAGGATACGGTCCATATAAAGGAGATATCCAGTATAGAAAACAAGGCTCCTTAATTGCTTATGAATCTGGTGAAACCGTTACTTATGGTCTTTTCAGTGCACAAGAACGTGGTACATTATTTGTAGGTGCCGGTGAAAAAGTATATTCCGGCATGGTTATCGGTCAGAATGGAAAAACAGACGATATCGAAGTGAACGTTTGTAAAACAAAGAAACTTACGAATACTCGTGCTTCAGGTTCTGATGATGCATTAAAATTAAGCCCTCCTAGAATTTTAAGCTTAGAGCAGGCTTTAGATTTTATTGATACAGACGAATTACTTGAGATCACACCTAAGAATATTCGTATCAGAAAGAAGATTCTTGATCCTACTGCACGTTATCGTGCTAAGAGAAACGGAAAAGCATAA
- a CDS encoding single-stranded DNA-binding protein: MTEKILKNNQAVVAGEIISDFEFSHEVFGEGFYFVKLRVNRLSHSSDTIPLLVSERLIDVTHSHIGQYLEAHGQFRSYNKHENNKNHLVLSLFVRELEFIDSMENRKPNMIFLDGYICKEPVYRTTPLGREIADVLLAVNRAYGKSDYIPCICWGRNARYAGNLSVGSRIQLWGRIQSREYQKRVGENNVVSRVAYEISVNKMEYIDDGINLERKVADSGNIG; encoded by the coding sequence ATGACAGAAAAAATTTTAAAAAATAACCAGGCAGTTGTTGCCGGAGAAATTATCTCTGATTTTGAATTCAGCCATGAAGTTTTTGGTGAGGGATTCTATTTTGTTAAGTTGAGAGTAAACAGACTAAGTCATTCAAGTGATACGATTCCATTATTGGTATCAGAAAGATTAATTGATGTGACACATTCTCATATAGGGCAGTATTTGGAGGCACATGGACAGTTCCGTTCGTATAATAAACATGAAAATAATAAAAACCATCTTGTTTTATCTTTATTTGTAAGAGAACTTGAATTTATAGACAGTATGGAAAATCGAAAGCCTAATATGATTTTCCTTGATGGGTATATCTGTAAAGAGCCGGTGTATAGAACAACACCTCTTGGCAGAGAAATTGCTGATGTATTATTAGCGGTAAACAGAGCTTATGGTAAGTCAGATTATATACCATGTATATGCTGGGGAAGGAATGCAAGGTATGCCGGTAATCTTTCTGTAGGAAGCAGGATTCAGTTGTGGGGTCGTATTCAGAGCAGGGAGTATCAAAAGAGAGTTGGAGAAAATAACGTAGTCAGTAGAGTGGCTTATGAAATCTCTGTAAATAAGATGGAATATATAGATGATGGAATAAACCTTGAAAGGAAGGTTGCAGATTCGGGAAATATAGGTTAA
- a CDS encoding L-lactate dehydrogenase, producing the protein MLNNFSVSERKVAIIGAGFVGASIAYALTIRKLAREIVLIDIHEEKTIGEALDIQHGIPDMGISSVRAGTYADCKDCDLIIITAGRNRKRGESRLDLIAGNSAILKDVVGQMKPYYTKGVIMIVSNPVDVLVYQCTKWMGLPNGMVFGTGCILDSSRFTRLIADYTHLNTEVVKATIVGEHGDAQIPIWSRASIAGVPLQEYCENVGLKWGEEIRKEISDKVREMGATIIKGKGRTHYGIATCVCYLAEAVLNQRLTIAPVSTMFQGEYGIEDVCLSVPSIIGVNGVEKRLEERWAEEEFQAFRQAADKMKKVLKTL; encoded by the coding sequence ATGTTAAATAATTTTTCTGTGTCTGAACGAAAGGTGGCGATTATTGGAGCAGGATTTGTAGGAGCATCGATTGCATATGCACTTACAATACGCAAGCTTGCAAGGGAAATCGTTTTAATTGATATTCACGAGGAAAAAACAATTGGGGAAGCCTTAGATATTCAGCATGGTATTCCGGATATGGGAATCTCTTCAGTAAGGGCAGGAACTTATGCCGACTGTAAAGATTGTGATCTGATTATCATTACTGCTGGAAGAAATCGAAAGCGTGGAGAGAGCCGCCTTGATTTGATTGCAGGAAATTCGGCTATTTTAAAAGATGTTGTAGGTCAGATGAAGCCTTATTATACAAAAGGTGTGATCATGATTGTAAGTAACCCGGTAGATGTGCTCGTATATCAGTGTACAAAGTGGATGGGACTTCCGAATGGAATGGTATTTGGAACAGGATGCATATTGGATTCTTCTCGTTTTACACGCTTGATTGCTGATTATACGCATTTAAATACCGAGGTCGTAAAAGCGACAATCGTAGGAGAACATGGAGATGCACAGATTCCGATTTGGAGTCGTGCTTCGATTGCGGGAGTACCATTACAGGAATATTGCGAGAATGTAGGTCTTAAGTGGGGTGAAGAGATTCGAAAAGAAATAAGTGATAAAGTAAGAGAGATGGGTGCAACGATCATAAAAGGAAAGGGAAGAACACATTATGGGATTGCAACCTGTGTCTGTTATCTGGCTGAAGCCGTTTTGAATCAGCGGCTTACGATCGCGCCGGTGTCTACAATGTTTCAGGGTGAATATGGTATAGAAGATGTCTGTCTTAGTGTCCCTTCAATTATTGGCGTAAATGGTGTGGAAAAACGTCTGGAAGAAAGATGGGCCGAGGAAGAATTTCAGGCATTCCGTCAGGCAGCGGATAAGATGAAGAAAGTTTTGAAAACACTGTAA
- the hisS gene encoding histidine--tRNA ligase, whose product MKITPVKGTNDYLPAQAELRNYLQKKICETYEQAGFQRIATPIIEDIENLDKSEGGDNLNLIFKIMKRGEKLKKAIASQNPDNIADMGLRYDLTLPLSRYYANNRASLPHPFKVIQMDRVYRAERPQKGRLREFIQCDIDILGSDSATCEIELIHTTAKALLNIGINNFKVKINDRRILREILLSVGFEEEQLDSVCISFDKLNKIKAEGVEAELIEKGFDKDVIAEFMKLLANAPFTLDYVKEICKDNEYVASLAHIIDTSNALADGKYTAEYDMTLVRGQGYYTGTVFEVESLDFNSSIAGGGRYDNLIGKFLKEQIPAVGFSIGFERIYSILMEKEAYKTEKQKKVVLIYEEDQIADAIRYAEDLRKTYKTALYIKPKKLGKFLNKLEEQGFDGFQVFGRDEEVRMFGE is encoded by the coding sequence ATGAAGATAACACCAGTAAAAGGTACGAATGATTATTTGCCAGCACAGGCAGAATTGAGAAATTATTTACAAAAGAAGATTTGTGAAACATACGAACAGGCCGGATTCCAGAGAATTGCTACTCCAATTATTGAGGATATCGAGAATCTTGATAAGAGTGAGGGAGGAGATAACCTGAATTTAATTTTCAAAATAATGAAGAGAGGAGAAAAGTTAAAGAAGGCAATCGCAAGTCAGAATCCAGACAATATTGCGGATATGGGACTTCGTTATGACCTTACATTACCTCTGAGCCGTTATTATGCTAATAATCGTGCATCATTGCCACATCCATTTAAAGTAATTCAGATGGACCGGGTGTATCGTGCAGAGCGTCCACAGAAAGGACGTTTAAGAGAATTTATTCAGTGTGATATTGATATCCTTGGTTCTGATTCTGCTACATGCGAGATTGAATTAATTCATACAACAGCAAAAGCGCTTCTTAATATTGGCATTAATAATTTTAAAGTAAAGATCAATGACAGAAGAATTTTAAGAGAAATTCTTTTATCTGTAGGTTTTGAGGAAGAACAGTTAGACAGTGTCTGCATTTCTTTTGATAAATTAAATAAAATCAAGGCAGAAGGTGTTGAAGCGGAATTAATTGAAAAAGGTTTTGACAAAGATGTTATTGCAGAATTTATGAAACTCCTTGCTAATGCGCCATTTACACTTGATTATGTAAAAGAAATCTGCAAAGATAATGAATATGTAGCTTCTTTAGCACATATTATCGATACGTCTAATGCTCTTGCAGATGGAAAATATACAGCAGAGTATGATATGACATTAGTTAGAGGACAGGGATATTATACAGGAACAGTATTTGAAGTAGAATCTTTAGATTTTAACAGCTCTATTGCCGGTGGTGGAAGATATGATAATCTGATCGGAAAGTTCTTAAAAGAACAGATTCCGGCAGTTGGATTTTCTATTGGTTTCGAAAGAATTTATAGTATCCTGATGGAAAAAGAAGCATACAAAACAGAAAAACAGAAAAAAGTTGTCTTGATTTATGAAGAAGATCAGATCGCTGATGCTATTCGTTATGCAGAAGATCTCCGTAAAACTTATAAAACTGCTTTATATATTAAACCAAAGAAACTTGGTAAGTTCCTTAATAAATTAGAAGAACAGGGATTTGATGGTTTCCAGGTATTTGGAAGAGATGAAGAAGTAAGAATGTTTGGAGAATAG
- a CDS encoding metallophosphoesterase family protein, with amino-acid sequence MNILVIADEETPSLWDYFRPEKLKDVDLILSCGDLNPKYLSFLATFCKGPVLYVHGNHDDRYEKTPPEGCICIEDKIYEYKGIRIMGLGGSYRYSPGINQYTERKMRNRIFKMWFSLWRKKGFDILLTHAAAYGVDDANDWAHMGFECFVKLLDIYHPKYYIHGHIHLNYGGGHTRRQQYGETEIINGYQFHKFEYETGKEIKML; translated from the coding sequence ATGAATATCCTTGTAATTGCAGACGAAGAAACGCCATCTTTATGGGACTATTTTCGCCCGGAAAAATTGAAGGATGTTGATTTGATTTTATCCTGTGGAGACTTAAATCCGAAATATCTTTCGTTTCTGGCAACCTTTTGTAAAGGGCCAGTACTTTATGTACATGGCAATCATGATGACCGGTACGAGAAAACCCCGCCCGAGGGGTGCATCTGCATAGAAGATAAAATCTATGAATATAAAGGTATCCGAATTATGGGACTTGGTGGTTCTTATCGTTACAGCCCGGGAATCAACCAATACACAGAAAGAAAGATGCGAAATCGTATTTTTAAAATGTGGTTTTCACTTTGGCGAAAGAAAGGATTCGACATTCTACTTACCCATGCAGCAGCTTATGGCGTAGATGATGCCAATGACTGGGCACATATGGGATTTGAATGTTTTGTGAAATTGTTAGACATATACCATCCGAAGTATTATATACATGGACATATTCATTTAAATTATGGTGGGGGACATACCCGCAGACAGCAATATGGCGAGACAGAAATTATTAACGGATATCAGTTCCATAAATTTGAATATGAAACAGGAAAAGAAATAAAGATGCTTTAG